From Corallococcus silvisoli, one genomic window encodes:
- a CDS encoding DUF4238 domain-containing protein, with product MNQHFVPRVYLRQWCNDDGFLIRYRRVGPPNALRLRPEREVPDGICWEKDLYSLPSNSMANGLSGVGVERLLSTKIEQVLAGIVESVATRSGRLDTGLGDQVRWLMQTFIARSPRTMAALETRVVDFVQENDAEISRLQKRAQTAGVKGEIDQYRDERMPAVMARATLAAIADNQFLPSAGWVDGIVHVISYAEVSRFLDVLGLDGFPTFEEPVIEWDGEGAGLVATLALSPDQLALVVKGEGACGWEMALRHMAGALRFRRSAICRREAVGALWVSQAEQLMPWR from the coding sequence TTGAATCAACACTTTGTTCCTAGAGTTTACCTGCGTCAGTGGTGCAACGACGACGGCTTCTTGATTCGATACCGTCGGGTGGGACCGCCAAATGCGCTGCGCCTTCGTCCAGAAAGAGAAGTGCCAGATGGGATCTGTTGGGAGAAAGATCTCTACTCGCTCCCGAGTAACTCAATGGCAAATGGGTTGTCTGGAGTTGGGGTTGAGCGCCTCCTGTCGACAAAAATTGAGCAGGTGCTGGCGGGAATTGTTGAATCTGTGGCGACGCGTTCTGGGCGTCTTGATACGGGATTGGGCGACCAGGTGAGATGGTTGATGCAGACATTTATTGCTCGCTCGCCACGCACCATGGCCGCCCTTGAGACACGAGTTGTTGACTTCGTGCAGGAGAATGATGCGGAAATAAGCAGACTCCAGAAGAGGGCCCAGACCGCAGGGGTGAAAGGAGAGATCGACCAGTACCGTGATGAACGAATGCCTGCCGTTATGGCGAGAGCAACGCTGGCGGCCATCGCGGATAATCAATTCTTGCCAAGTGCGGGTTGGGTTGATGGCATTGTGCATGTGATCAGCTATGCCGAGGTGTCAAGGTTTCTTGATGTTCTTGGCTTGGACGGATTTCCTACGTTCGAGGAGCCGGTGATCGAATGGGATGGCGAGGGCGCCGGCCTCGTCGCTACGCTAGCTCTTTCTCCTGACCAACTTGCGCTTGTTGTTAAAGGGGAAGGGGCGTGCGGGTGGGAAATGGCCTTGCGACACATGGCCGGAGCTCTTCGTTTTAGACGGAGCGCTATTTGTCGTAGAGAGGCGGTTGGTGCGCTTTGGGTGTCTCAGGCCGAGCAGTTGATGCCCTGGAGGTGA
- a CDS encoding RecB family exonuclease gives MSPAAEGPRQHAVEGGVLRHLSVSQLRKFALCERAWFFARVLRLPERPLKARDLGTAVHAQLEHFLRTGQDVLGPFAASGKHLLPAPGPDLLVEEHFGQPSPLFADGIPLTGYIDLVNPRRLAEGVLRVTDHKTTKSIASYAATSEQLASAAHDAGIQMVGYGYWAALASERFPGLKRLELEHLYFQTHGARLARSVVATVSVEHVRDEWHTHVEPLARRMRDVARVTSPSQVKPTWSACQKYGGCSFQAQCLNSQSQGSKPMALMDRILKPQTPPTQPAASVPVTASPPPVPAQAALEMELAAVLPPDAPKSNPALASIPAPEQPEQVASDGAPRRKRRTKAEMEAARAAETTRPAEASLSLYVDCVPNCPVEPLAGYVGRMVAKIEQECGVVDIRVAPNDSPLAYGKWKGVLAATIRAEPPEPGSYAALGVAGSELMQVAVEALEPLCGTGYFVRGVR, from the coding sequence GTGAGTCCAGCAGCCGAAGGCCCCAGGCAGCACGCTGTCGAAGGCGGCGTCCTCCGCCACCTGTCCGTCTCGCAGTTGCGGAAATTCGCCCTCTGCGAACGCGCGTGGTTCTTTGCCAGGGTCCTCCGGCTGCCTGAGCGGCCCCTCAAGGCCCGGGACCTTGGCACCGCAGTCCATGCCCAGTTGGAGCACTTCCTGCGCACGGGCCAGGACGTGCTGGGCCCCTTCGCGGCGTCCGGCAAGCACCTGCTCCCCGCGCCAGGGCCAGACCTCCTCGTGGAGGAGCACTTCGGCCAGCCATCCCCGCTCTTCGCGGATGGCATCCCGCTCACCGGCTACATCGACCTCGTCAACCCGCGACGCCTCGCAGAAGGCGTGCTGCGCGTCACGGACCACAAGACGACGAAGTCCATCGCCAGCTACGCCGCGACGTCGGAGCAGCTCGCCTCCGCAGCTCATGACGCAGGCATCCAGATGGTGGGCTATGGCTACTGGGCCGCCCTCGCCTCCGAGCGCTTTCCGGGACTGAAGCGGCTGGAGCTGGAGCACCTCTACTTCCAGACCCACGGCGCGAGGCTCGCCCGCTCCGTCGTCGCCACCGTCAGCGTAGAGCACGTCCGCGACGAGTGGCACACGCACGTCGAGCCGCTGGCGCGCCGCATGCGCGACGTCGCGCGGGTCACCTCCCCCAGCCAGGTCAAACCCACCTGGAGCGCCTGCCAGAAGTACGGCGGGTGCTCCTTCCAGGCGCAGTGCCTCAACTCGCAGTCGCAAGGAAGCAAGCCCATGGCCCTGATGGATCGCATCCTCAAGCCCCAGACTCCGCCCACGCAGCCCGCCGCGTCCGTCCCCGTGACGGCCTCCCCGCCGCCCGTCCCCGCCCAGGCCGCTCTGGAGATGGAGCTGGCTGCGGTGCTGCCTCCGGACGCGCCCAAGAGCAACCCGGCGCTGGCGTCCATCCCCGCGCCCGAACAGCCCGAGCAAGTGGCCAGCGACGGGGCCCCGCGCCGCAAGCGACGGACGAAGGCGGAGATGGAGGCCGCCCGCGCCGCCGAAACTACGCGGCCCGCAGAGGCCAGCCTGTCCCTCTACGTGGACTGCGTGCCCAACTGCCCCGTCGAGCCGCTGGCCGGCTACGTCGGCCGCATGGTGGCGAAGATTGAGCAGGAGTGCGGCGTCGTGGACATCCGCGTCGCCCCTAACGACTCGCCCCTGGCCTACGGGAAGTGGAAGGGCGTGCTGGCCGCCACCATCCGCGCCGAGCCTCCCGAGCCCGGCAGCTACGCCGCCCTGGGCGTGGCCGGCAGCGAGCTGATGCAGGTCGCGGTGGAGGCTCTGGAGCCGCTGTGTGGCACGGGGTACTTCGTCCGTGGCGTCCGGTAG
- a CDS encoding helicase, whose protein sequence is MPQVAENYSRTGRSPVGWSSDLARILALPRRDLAATYTAADVEALEAQLRAPAGPCGCAAMSPAGPCPTRLRRIQALALLEASRVGGLLGPIGTGHGKELTTFLMPMVMPACRVACLFIPANLLPQFNAEWDYYGAHWRLPNLAGGRWFRPGLPVLHVITYNKLSSQEATDLLERIRPDLVTLNEAHNLKDPKASRTGRFLRYFEKRPETRLVALSGTFASKSIKDYAHLSRLALRDGSPLPLAHHVVEEWGTALDPGKVIAPPGALERLCEPEEHVREGFRRRRNDTRGVVATDESALDKPLTIRPRYPGPVPAELLALIELAHGGERPDGEQFQEQLQAMACARQLSAGFYHRWRYPRGEPSELIEEWFAKRKAWNKEVWEELKGERREHMDSPGLLTKAAIRAHMVPPYEGDKPVWRADTWTDWAEIHDAVQPEPQAVWVSDFLVQDAAEWARTQVGIVWVEFPELGERIARAAGVPYYGGGRAASEAILQESGRRSIVASIKAHATGKNLQQFSRNLVVTPPSDGALWEQLLARTHRPGQQAACVAVDVCIHTQDYVEAFATAQERARFIQQTDGQPQKVLIAPSMCPF, encoded by the coding sequence GTGCCCCAAGTAGCCGAGAACTACTCGCGCACGGGCCGTTCGCCCGTGGGCTGGTCCTCGGACCTGGCCCGCATCCTCGCCCTGCCCCGCCGCGACCTGGCCGCTACCTACACGGCGGCGGACGTCGAGGCGCTGGAAGCCCAGCTGCGCGCCCCTGCAGGCCCGTGTGGCTGTGCGGCCATGTCCCCTGCCGGTCCGTGCCCCACGCGGCTGCGGCGCATCCAGGCCCTGGCGCTGCTGGAGGCGTCCCGTGTGGGCGGGCTGCTGGGGCCCATCGGCACGGGGCACGGCAAGGAGCTGACCACGTTCCTCATGCCCATGGTGATGCCGGCCTGCCGCGTGGCTTGCCTCTTCATCCCCGCCAACCTACTGCCGCAGTTCAACGCGGAATGGGACTACTACGGTGCGCACTGGCGGCTGCCCAACCTCGCGGGCGGGCGCTGGTTCCGGCCGGGCCTGCCGGTGCTGCACGTCATCACCTACAACAAGCTCTCCAGCCAGGAAGCGACGGACCTGCTGGAGCGCATCCGCCCGGACCTCGTCACCCTCAACGAGGCGCACAACCTCAAGGACCCGAAGGCCTCGCGCACCGGCCGCTTCCTCCGCTACTTCGAGAAGCGCCCAGAGACGCGGCTCGTGGCGCTGTCCGGCACGTTCGCGTCGAAGAGCATCAAGGACTACGCGCACCTGTCGCGGCTGGCGCTGCGCGACGGCTCGCCCCTACCTCTAGCCCACCACGTCGTGGAGGAGTGGGGCACGGCGCTCGACCCGGGCAAGGTGATTGCCCCACCTGGCGCGCTGGAGCGGCTGTGCGAGCCCGAGGAGCACGTCCGCGAGGGCTTCCGGCGCCGCCGCAACGACACGCGCGGCGTCGTCGCCACGGACGAGAGCGCCCTGGACAAGCCGCTCACCATCCGCCCGCGCTACCCGGGGCCGGTGCCCGCCGAGTTACTGGCGCTCATCGAGCTGGCGCATGGCGGCGAGCGCCCGGACGGGGAGCAATTCCAGGAGCAGCTCCAGGCCATGGCCTGTGCGCGTCAGCTGTCAGCGGGCTTCTATCACCGCTGGCGCTACCCTCGGGGCGAGCCTTCAGAACTGATCGAGGAGTGGTTCGCGAAGCGGAAGGCCTGGAACAAGGAGGTATGGGAGGAGCTGAAGGGCGAGCGTCGCGAGCACATGGACTCGCCGGGGCTGCTCACCAAGGCAGCCATCCGCGCGCACATGGTGCCGCCCTACGAGGGCGACAAGCCGGTGTGGCGAGCGGATACATGGACGGACTGGGCGGAGATTCACGACGCGGTGCAGCCCGAGCCCCAAGCGGTGTGGGTGTCTGACTTTCTCGTGCAGGACGCGGCGGAGTGGGCACGGACCCAGGTTGGAATCGTCTGGGTGGAGTTCCCAGAACTGGGGGAGCGGATCGCCCGCGCCGCTGGAGTGCCGTACTACGGCGGGGGCCGGGCCGCGTCCGAGGCCATCCTCCAGGAGAGTGGGCGGCGCTCCATCGTCGCGAGCATCAAGGCGCATGCAACGGGGAAGAACCTCCAGCAGTTCTCCCGAAACCTCGTGGTGACGCCGCCCTCGGACGGTGCCCTCTGGGAGCAGCTCCTCGCGCGCACGCACCGTCCAGGGCAGCAGGCGGCGTGCGTCGCGGTGGACGTGTGCATCCACACGCAGGACTACGTCGAGGCCTTCGCTACTGCGCAGGAACGAGCACGATTCATTCAGCAGACAGATGGGCAACCTCAGAAGGTCCTTATTGCACCTTCCATGTGCCCATTTTAG
- a CDS encoding RES family NAD+ phosphorylase, with protein MSSLLFKENPIINHPPEGANSPQAEDAETFIYELLSTDTYPVPGKGISIFGGYIDNGIRAAPYIALSSYTSPILTKTISMLSKENHFKVEVILENDLKISDADIEGEIKEGTILYRARIGIAKSYQNHENPDWTARVRRRPFQGSQIGAPPPLLATAGRVNRAGVSFLYLSSDQTTAAVEVRPHPGHYISIAGFKAQKRLRVADFGRVDISKFINSDKDLRLFHLAYSIDESMSMPITPEERSQYTVTQLIADLMRRRGFDGIRFRSSVGSGFNVCVFDSGAFAELPKLGDVLFTKKLSYQLDSVDAVLEPSEDDIEIK; from the coding sequence ATGAGTTCATTGCTTTTTAAAGAAAATCCCATCATAAACCACCCGCCCGAGGGAGCAAACTCGCCCCAAGCGGAAGATGCTGAAACATTTATCTACGAGCTACTCTCTACCGACACTTATCCAGTTCCCGGCAAGGGCATTTCCATCTTCGGAGGCTACATTGATAACGGGATACGCGCCGCCCCGTACATCGCGCTCTCAAGCTACACATCGCCAATATTAACAAAAACAATATCAATGCTCAGCAAGGAAAATCACTTCAAGGTTGAGGTCATACTAGAGAATGACCTCAAGATCTCAGATGCCGACATTGAGGGCGAAATCAAAGAAGGCACAATTCTGTACCGGGCGCGAATTGGCATCGCAAAGTCATACCAAAACCACGAAAATCCAGACTGGACCGCCCGAGTAAGAAGGAGGCCATTTCAGGGCTCTCAAATCGGCGCTCCGCCGCCATTGCTCGCAACTGCGGGGCGCGTCAATCGCGCCGGTGTTTCGTTTCTCTATCTCTCCTCAGATCAAACCACTGCCGCAGTGGAAGTGCGACCTCATCCGGGACACTACATTTCAATCGCAGGATTTAAGGCACAGAAAAGACTAAGGGTCGCAGATTTCGGACGCGTCGACATTTCCAAATTCATCAACAGCGATAAGGACCTGCGTCTATTTCATCTCGCATACTCTATTGACGAATCCATGAGCATGCCCATAACTCCAGAAGAGCGCAGCCAATACACGGTCACACAGCTAATCGCCGACCTAATGCGGCGTCGCGGTTTCGACGGCATCAGATTCAGGAGTTCCGTAGGCAGCGGATTCAATGTCTGCGTATTTGATTCTGGCGCCTTTGCGGAACTACCCAAGCTCGGCGATGTGCTTTTCACTAAAAAACTTTCGTACCAGCTCGATAGCGTCGACGCTGTCCTAGAACCATCCGAGGACGACATAGAAATCAAATGA
- a CDS encoding DNA polymerase encodes MPTSLFSFDTETHLIQPGLLAPPLVCASIAHAEPDSGRLLSAAQARDWFRDALSSPDIDLTGANLAYDLGAMCADDARLVDAVFEAAEAGRLHDVAIREALIDIARGHHGVDPKTGRQLGDDEGARYPLSLLVKRHLGLDISAEKKAPDAWRLRYAELDGVPLEQWPAAAVDYPRRDARFTLDVHLAQERVAATSPNGGNLHAEGDQVRAALALHFASIWGLRTNGGRVAQLRQRVEAEWSANRARFLAAGIFRPDGTKDSKRLASLVSAAYNGLPPVTSPTERFPDGQVATDRDTLLDSGDALLEELGKAGKVDKYRSTYLGKLEAGVTRPFNPRFNVLVSTTRVSSDYQQLPQRGGVRECHEARPGFVFCSVDYAGLELRTMAQRALWEVGWSRMAEALMAKEDVHTSAAATFLGESYAALLPRVKAKEATATSFRSLAKIFNFGKGGGLGAGGMAYHARAKDGVRFCQLAKAAEACGVERVPVRVQGKVKMVCAACVDVSRYYGDRWMQAWPEQREMFSRASRLTYGGRLVDVMIPGANILRGGCGYTQWLNTPFQGLGAVGTKLATWRVSLEMYTDRRSPLWGSRLVLMVHDELVAELRANCPNRLHAAAERMAELMRQAMRETTPDLAGAIEAEPTLSRVLSKDAATVRDASGKLLVWEPEPDAAA; translated from the coding sequence GTGCCCACCTCCCTCTTCAGCTTCGACACCGAGACGCACCTGATTCAACCCGGCCTCCTCGCCCCGCCGCTCGTCTGCGCCTCCATCGCACACGCGGAACCGGACAGTGGGCGACTCCTCTCCGCAGCACAGGCGCGGGACTGGTTTCGGGACGCCCTCTCCTCTCCAGACATCGACCTGACGGGGGCCAACCTCGCCTACGACCTGGGTGCCATGTGCGCGGACGACGCGCGGCTCGTGGACGCCGTCTTCGAGGCTGCCGAAGCCGGACGCCTGCACGACGTTGCCATCCGCGAAGCGCTCATCGACATCGCGCGCGGACACCACGGCGTGGACCCGAAGACGGGCCGCCAGTTGGGAGACGACGAGGGCGCCCGCTATCCACTCTCTCTCCTGGTGAAGCGCCACCTGGGCCTCGACATCAGCGCGGAGAAGAAGGCCCCGGACGCATGGCGCCTGCGCTACGCGGAACTCGACGGCGTGCCCTTGGAACAGTGGCCCGCCGCCGCCGTGGACTACCCGAGGCGCGACGCCCGCTTCACGCTGGATGTCCACCTCGCCCAGGAGCGCGTCGCGGCCACCAGCCCCAACGGCGGCAACCTCCACGCGGAAGGCGACCAGGTCCGCGCCGCCCTGGCGCTGCACTTCGCTTCCATCTGGGGCCTGCGCACCAATGGTGGGCGCGTCGCCCAGCTGCGCCAGCGCGTAGAGGCGGAGTGGAGCGCCAACCGCGCCCGCTTCCTCGCGGCGGGCATCTTCCGGCCCGACGGCACCAAGGACTCGAAGCGCCTCGCATCCCTCGTGTCCGCCGCCTACAACGGCCTGCCGCCCGTCACCTCGCCCACGGAGCGCTTCCCGGACGGGCAGGTGGCCACCGACAGGGACACGCTCCTCGACTCGGGGGACGCGCTACTGGAGGAGCTGGGCAAGGCCGGCAAGGTGGACAAGTACCGCTCCACTTACCTGGGCAAGCTGGAGGCCGGCGTCACGCGCCCCTTCAACCCGCGCTTCAACGTGCTGGTGTCCACGACGCGCGTCTCCAGCGACTACCAGCAGCTGCCCCAGCGCGGCGGCGTCCGGGAGTGCCACGAGGCCCGGCCCGGCTTCGTCTTCTGCTCCGTGGACTACGCCGGCCTGGAACTGCGCACCATGGCCCAGCGCGCCCTCTGGGAGGTGGGGTGGTCGCGCATGGCCGAGGCTCTGATGGCGAAGGAGGACGTCCACACGTCCGCCGCCGCCACCTTCCTCGGGGAGAGCTACGCGGCCCTGCTGCCGCGCGTGAAGGCGAAGGAGGCCACGGCCACGTCCTTCCGCTCCCTCGCGAAAATCTTCAACTTCGGCAAGGGCGGAGGGCTGGGCGCGGGCGGCATGGCGTACCACGCGCGGGCGAAGGACGGCGTCCGGTTCTGCCAGCTAGCGAAGGCTGCGGAGGCATGCGGAGTCGAGCGCGTGCCCGTGCGCGTCCAGGGCAAGGTGAAGATGGTGTGCGCCGCGTGCGTGGACGTCTCCCGGTACTACGGAGACAGGTGGATGCAGGCATGGCCCGAGCAGCGGGAGATGTTCTCCCGCGCCAGTCGCCTCACCTACGGCGGGCGGCTGGTGGACGTGATGATTCCCGGGGCCAACATCCTCCGGGGCGGGTGTGGCTACACGCAGTGGCTCAACACCCCCTTTCAAGGCCTGGGCGCCGTGGGCACGAAGCTGGCGACGTGGCGCGTGTCCCTGGAGATGTACACGGACCGGCGCTCCCCCCTCTGGGGCTCGCGACTTGTCCTCATGGTGCATGACGAGTTGGTGGCGGAGCTGCGCGCGAACTGCCCCAACCGCCTCCACGCCGCCGCCGAGCGCATGGCGGAACTCATGCGGCAGGCCATGCGGGAAACGACTCCCGATCTCGCGGGCGCCATCGAGGCCGAGCCCACCCTCTCGCGCGTGCTGTCGAAGGACGCGGCGACGGTGCGCGACGCGTCGGGCAAGCTGCTCGTATGGGAACCAGAGCCGGATGCCGCAGCGTAA
- a CDS encoding DUF7716 domain-containing protein → MESTEWLANVVARIDAYPTRAHAIYVKGEHPLEVRTPTMVLERDVYSDELPDLARKHGLRYVLSVADVLGIVSNARRQRADVSATELVEAVNFYLKHDAFIDFERRVRGE, encoded by the coding sequence ATGGAATCCACCGAGTGGCTTGCAAATGTCGTCGCTCGCATCGACGCCTACCCAACCAGGGCTCATGCGATCTACGTCAAGGGAGAGCATCCGTTGGAAGTTCGGACTCCCACAATGGTCCTTGAGCGGGACGTATACTCTGACGAACTACCCGACTTGGCTCGCAAACATGGATTGCGGTATGTGCTCTCCGTCGCCGACGTGCTGGGAATAGTCTCGAATGCGAGGCGACAGCGGGCTGACGTCTCGGCGACTGAACTCGTGGAAGCGGTCAACTTCTACTTGAAGCATGATGCATTTATCGACTTCGAGCGCCGTGTGCGTGGCGAGTAA
- a CDS encoding site-specific integrase: MPANWVGKWEGGRVKEVRGRRVWVIERRVNGAVRAIALDAATDKDALAELVLFERDPAAYRTRKQAARSAVEAAERAAAEAVVLTPELQKEFLTSARKEGLSEEYVEHILGSYLAHWGVALAGRDLREVTLAELRKLLKGWKTAEHHRIVALKAFTKWLRQEGKLHRSNDPSLDLMVPQAKPEKSVRAKGYTMEEVEAVYAELPSQLLRDTICMRAKASMHDSEIARVARGEALLRQVDDPCGIKGTVTFFHKRGDHHVVSLDAQTFAAAMRLQARKKPLTRAPALVMLKRAANRLREKCESDDEKEKIQVIEPGELRHSFSNWASDYGVLVRPTKRGLPVEEVAAVMGHKSTKTTRTFYKSVKVPPMIELPLKLVHPEDPPIASRTADLNASNEKSVA; this comes from the coding sequence ATGCCTGCGAACTGGGTCGGCAAGTGGGAGGGAGGGAGGGTCAAGGAGGTTCGAGGGAGGCGAGTGTGGGTGATTGAACGGCGGGTGAACGGAGCCGTCCGAGCCATTGCGCTGGATGCGGCCACAGACAAGGACGCCCTTGCCGAACTGGTGCTCTTCGAGCGGGATCCGGCTGCGTACAGGACCCGCAAGCAGGCCGCTCGGAGTGCGGTTGAAGCTGCCGAGCGGGCTGCTGCCGAGGCGGTGGTGCTAACCCCGGAGCTTCAGAAGGAGTTCCTCACTTCTGCGCGGAAGGAGGGGCTCTCGGAGGAGTACGTCGAGCACATCCTTGGGAGCTATCTAGCTCACTGGGGCGTCGCGCTCGCAGGCCGGGACCTGCGGGAAGTGACGCTCGCCGAGTTGCGGAAGTTGCTCAAAGGGTGGAAGACCGCCGAGCATCACCGGATCGTGGCGTTGAAGGCGTTCACCAAGTGGCTGCGCCAGGAGGGGAAGCTGCATCGGAGCAACGACCCCTCGTTGGACCTGATGGTGCCCCAGGCGAAGCCAGAAAAAAGCGTCAGGGCCAAGGGCTACACCATGGAGGAGGTGGAAGCGGTCTATGCCGAGCTTCCGAGCCAGCTCCTTCGGGACACGATCTGCATGCGTGCCAAGGCCTCGATGCACGACTCCGAGATTGCCCGTGTAGCGAGAGGTGAGGCCCTCTTGAGGCAGGTTGACGACCCCTGCGGCATCAAGGGGACCGTCACCTTCTTCCACAAGCGGGGGGACCACCACGTCGTCAGCCTTGATGCGCAGACCTTCGCAGCGGCCATGCGGCTCCAGGCCCGGAAGAAGCCGCTCACCCGCGCGCCTGCACTCGTGATGCTCAAGCGAGCCGCGAACCGGCTCCGCGAGAAGTGCGAGTCCGACGACGAGAAGGAGAAGATTCAGGTCATCGAACCGGGGGAGCTACGCCACAGCTTTTCGAACTGGGCTTCCGACTACGGTGTCCTGGTGCGGCCCACGAAGCGGGGACTTCCCGTTGAAGAGGTCGCTGCCGTCATGGGGCACAAGAGCACCAAGACGACGCGGACGTTCTACAAGAGCGTCAAGGTCCCTCCGATGATTGAGCTTCCACTCAAGCTCGTTCATCCCGAGGACCCACCCATCGCCTCGCGAACGGCGGATTTGAACGCTTCCAACGAGAAGTCGGTCGCCTGA
- the acpP gene encoding acyl carrier protein: protein MHLPAGRRALLGCLFLASVLASAEGLASPSQTASPKPCVQPPSQIAPLNAPVCLTVKAIIESLIGIERQHITEDASLVDDLGMDWLDLVEFTMALEMEFGIEIPDEDSERFITVGGVCDYITWRQNP, encoded by the coding sequence ATGCATCTCCCTGCTGGCCGTCGGGCCCTGCTTGGCTGTCTCTTTCTCGCATCGGTGCTGGCCTCGGCCGAAGGACTGGCGTCACCCAGTCAAACTGCTTCCCCGAAGCCGTGCGTTCAGCCTCCATCACAAATCGCGCCGCTCAACGCCCCCGTCTGCCTGACAGTGAAGGCGATTATCGAATCGCTCATTGGAATCGAGCGACAGCACATCACCGAGGACGCCAGCCTTGTCGACGATCTGGGCATGGACTGGCTCGACCTGGTTGAGTTCACCATGGCGCTGGAAATGGAGTTCGGGATCGAAATCCCCGATGAAGACAGCGAGCGATTCATCACCGTCGGCGGAGTTTGCGACTACATCACGTGGCGCCAGAATCCTTAG
- a CDS encoding patatin-like phospholipase family protein, which produces MTPAGLKVLCLDGGGLHTLFSLRLIQRLNAMFPFLNDVDAFSGTSAGGISALILAAGDRPSERIQVAIDFWSDSRYFTLNLPQHAFSPLSTATYTNHEAKKALEALLGDVTLGQLKRQVVIPSFELDNEGRAGRPRSWAPRIFSTLSTREPNTDHKQVAVDVGLRTAASPMGFPIYEGFVDAGIYANNPSMCALAEALRGDIFEPPDIQLFSVGGGLNRRYVASEDGDWGPRQWVLDLKEPGLLLEMVFASGVEAVSFQCLQVLGEQNFFRLNPAFQDTVPMTNAWLPVIPVDLMPNVVEKLIGLADAADLSKALLWMESNWGRQPRSHQTSAQAERSRIVTDLTPP; this is translated from the coding sequence ATGACACCTGCCGGTCTCAAGGTCCTCTGTCTGGACGGAGGGGGGTTGCATACGCTCTTCAGCCTGCGGCTGATCCAGCGGCTCAATGCGATGTTCCCCTTCCTCAATGACGTCGATGCGTTCTCGGGAACGTCCGCCGGCGGCATCTCCGCGCTCATCCTGGCCGCGGGAGACCGGCCCTCGGAGCGGATCCAGGTCGCCATCGATTTCTGGTCGGACTCGCGCTACTTCACGCTGAACCTCCCTCAGCACGCGTTCAGTCCACTCTCGACCGCGACCTATACCAACCACGAGGCCAAGAAGGCGCTGGAGGCCCTGCTGGGGGATGTGACCCTGGGCCAGCTCAAGCGACAGGTGGTCATCCCCAGCTTCGAGTTGGACAACGAGGGCCGTGCGGGCCGCCCTCGGAGCTGGGCTCCGAGGATCTTCAGCACCCTCTCCACCCGCGAACCCAACACCGATCACAAGCAAGTCGCTGTCGACGTGGGCCTGCGGACCGCGGCCAGCCCCATGGGCTTCCCCATCTACGAAGGCTTCGTCGATGCGGGCATCTACGCCAACAACCCGAGCATGTGCGCCCTCGCGGAGGCCCTGCGCGGCGACATCTTCGAGCCGCCCGACATCCAGCTGTTCTCCGTGGGCGGCGGCCTGAATCGGCGCTACGTCGCCTCCGAGGACGGTGACTGGGGCCCGCGCCAATGGGTCCTCGACCTGAAGGAGCCCGGGCTCCTCCTGGAGATGGTGTTCGCCAGCGGCGTCGAGGCCGTCAGCTTCCAGTGCCTCCAGGTCCTCGGGGAGCAGAACTTCTTCAGGCTCAACCCCGCGTTCCAGGACACCGTCCCCATGACGAACGCGTGGCTCCCCGTGATCCCCGTCGACCTGATGCCCAATGTCGTGGAGAAGCTGATCGGCCTCGCCGATGCCGCGGACCTGAGCAAGGCATTGCTCTGGATGGAGAGCAACTGGGGCCGCCAGCCACGCTCCCATCAGACGTCGGCCCAGGCCGAGCGCTCGCGGATCGTGACGGACCTCACCCCGCCCTGA